One window of Magallana gigas chromosome 2, xbMagGiga1.1, whole genome shotgun sequence genomic DNA carries:
- the LOC105322516 gene encoding flavin-containing monooxygenase 5, which produces MTSEKRVAVIGAGASGLTAIKCCLDEGITPVCFEKTDHIGGLWHYTDDPQDGQACVMKSTVINTSKEMMCYSDFPIPREFPVFMHNKYVLRYFNLYAENFNLTQHINFQTEVVSIKQNKNFKDNGCWDVKTRNLKTGHTQEETYDGVLVCTGHHADKNVPKFPGLDRFKGEIVHSHDYKTLTGYEDKRIVVIGIGNSGGDAAVELSRVANQVLLSTRKGSWIVNRIDSYGQPVDMVRTTQFMFWLKKNIVPEAVITKIIEAKLNQRFDHATYSLKPDFPPLAAHPTVNDDLPNRIISGNVIIKPDVKRFTESAVEFDDGTTEDDIDVVFLATGYIFGFPFLDKSVLEVKENRVHLYKWMFPPDLEHDTLAVIGCIQPLGAIMPISEQQCRLYARVLKGKVKLPPPEVKWQDIKEKVTDMAKHYVKSQRHTIQVNYVDFMNELAILNGNCPNLVRLFFKDPRLAMSCFFGPCTPYQYRLQGPGRWRGARQCILTQWERTLYPLKTRPVKNPPRESQALFFLFFLIIVGVFTITVHLLFMR; this is translated from the exons ATGACGTCAGAGAAGCGGGTGGCAGTGATTGGTGCAGGAGCCAGCGGTTTGACCGCCATCAAGTGTTGTCTGGACGAAGGGATCACCCCTGTCTGTTTTGAGAAAACTGACCACATTG GTGGGCTGTGGCACTACACCGATGACCCCCAGGATGGACAGGCCTGTGTGATGAAGTCCACGGTCATCAATACCAGTAAAGAGATGATGTGTTACAGCGACTTCCCCATCCCCAGGGAATTCCCCGTCTTTATGCACAACAAATACGTTCTCAGATACTTCAATCTGTACGCTGAAAATTTTAATCTTACACAACACATCAATTTCCAAACAGAG GTAGTCAgtatcaaacaaaataaaaatttcaaagacaaTGGGTGTTGGGATGTCAAAACACGTAATCTGAAGACCGGTCACACCCAAGAAGAGACTTATGACGGAGTGCTGGTGTGTACGGGTCACCATGCAGACAAAAACGTCCCGAAATTCCCCG GACTTGATAGGTTCAAAGGAGAAATAGTTCATTCACATGATTACAAAACCCTCACGGGGTACGAGGACAAACGGATAGTAGTCATCGGTATAGGAAATTCGGGCGGAGACGCGGCGGTAGAACTCAGTCGTGTCGCTAATCAG GTGCTCCTTAGCACGCGGAAAGGGTCATGGATCGTGAATAGGATCGATAGCTACGGACAACCGGTAGACATGGTCCGGACAACACAATTCATGTTCTG gttgaaaaaaaatattgtaccGGAGGCTGTTATCACTAAGATTATCGAGGCAAAGTTGAACCAGAGATTCGATCACGCAACCTACAGTCTTAAACCCGACTTCCCACCACTGGCGGCCCATCCCACCGTCAACGATGACCTCCCCAACAGGATCATCAGCGGCAACGTGATCATCAAACCCGACGTCAAGCGCTTCACTGAATCAGCTGTGGAGTTCGATGACGGGACGACAGAAGACGATATTGACGTTGTTTTCCTGGCGACGGGGTATATCTTCGGGTTTCCGTTCTTGGATAAGTCTGTGTTGGAGGTGAAGGAGAACCGGGTTCACTTGTACAAGTGGATGTTCCCGCCGGATCTAGAACACGATACACTGGCGGTCATTGGGTGTATACAGCCGCTAGGCGCCATAATGCCGATCTCTGAGCAACAGTGTCGACTGTATGCCCGGGTCTTAAAG GGAAAAGTAAAATTACCACCCCCAGAAGTAAAATGGCAAGACATCAAAGAGAAAGTAACGGACATGGCGAAGCATTACGTCAAAAGTCAACGTCACACAATTCAAGTCAACTACGTCGATTTCATGAACGAGTTAGCAATCCTGAACGGAAACTGTCCCAATCTTG tCCGCCTGTTCTTCAAAGACCCCCGGCTAGCCATGAGCTGTTTCTTTGGACCCTGTACTCCGTACCAGTATCGACTGCAGGGCCCCGGGCGATGGCGCGGAGCCAGGCAGTGTATTCTGACCCAGTGGGAGCGGACACTTTACCCCCTGAAGACTCGACCCGTTAAAAACCCACCCAGGGAATCCCAAGCGCTGTTCTTCCTTTTCTTTCTGATTATTGTTGGAGTGTTCACCATTACAGTACATTTACTTTTCATGAGGTGA